The DNA region GCATAGAAAGCTCCTCGGGGCTGAACGACCAGGACATTGAGCGTATGGTCAAGGAAGCGGAACTCCACGCCGAAGAAGATAAGAAGGAACGGGAGAAAGCGGAGGTCCGCAATGAAGCGGACACCATGATCTACAGTACTGAAAAGAACATCAAGGATCTTGGGGACAAGATAAGCGCTGAGGATAAGTCCAAGACCGAAGAGGCCATTGCGGACCTGCGCCGTGCCCTGGAGAGCGGAGAAATCCAGACCATCAAGGACAAGACTGAGGCGCTGAAGCAAGTGTCCTACAAGATCGCCGAGGAACTCTACAAACAGCAAGCTGCCCAACAGGGCGCAGCCGGTCCCGGACCGGGCGCGGGCCCCGAAGCAGGGGGTCCCGGCAGCAGCGGTGATTCTTCCGGCGGCAACAACACCAAGAGCGCCGAGGATGTAGACTACGAAGTTGTAGACGACAATAAGTAAACAACGGCCCCGCCCTTAAAGGCGGGGCACGTTAATTCTGTAAAAGGGTGATATAAATTGGCAAAGCGCGATTACTACGAAGTATTGGGAATACAAAAAGACGCCTCCAAGGATGATATAAAAAAGGCGTACCGCAAGCTTGCCATACAATACCACCCGGATAAAAACCCGGGGAACAAGGAAGCGGAAGAGAAGTTCAAGGAAGCCACCGAAGCCTACGAGATACTCTCGGACGACCAGAAGCGGCCCGCCTACGATCAGTTCGGCCATGCCGGGGTTGAAGGTATGGGCGGCGGTCAGGACTTTTCCCAGGCCTTCCGGGGATTTGAGGATATATTCTCCGGGGATTTAGGCGGCATCTTTGAGACCTTCTTTGGGGGCGGCGGGCGCCGGTCTTCCGGCGGGGGACAGGGCGGGGTCCGGCAGGGCGCCAACCTCCGCTACGATATCGAAATACCCTTTAAGGACGCCATATTCGGCAGCAAAGTTGAGATACAGTATTCCCGGAATGAAAGCTGCCCCACCTGCAAAGGTTCCGGTGCGGCCAACGGCGCAGGGAAAAAGGTCTGTCCCACCTGCCAGGGTTCCGGTCAGGTCCGCCATAGCCAGGGATTTTTCTCTGTGGCCAGTGCCTGTCCTTCCTGCGGAGGGGAGGGGTACATCATTGAACATCCCTGTAAGGACTGCGGCGGCACGGGAACCCAGAAAAAACGGCAAAAGATCATGGTCACCATCCCGGCGGGGGTGGAAAACGGCAGAAGGGTGGTTATACCCCGGCAGGGAGACGCCGGCCCGAACGGCGGGCCTCCGGGGGATCTCTACGTGTTTATCCGGGTTAAAGCCCACGAATACTTTGAACGCCAGGACGATGACCTCTACTGTGCGGTACCCATTTCCATAACCCAGGCCAGTCTGGGGGCGGACATACAGGTGCCAACTCTGGACGGAAAAACCATTAAAGTTAAAATTCCCCCGGGAATCCAAAACGGCAAACTCCTGCGTATCCGTGATGAAGGGGTTCCCAACGGGTCCCGCCGGGGTAACCTCTACATCAAGGTAATAGTCCAGATACCCGCAAAACTCTCCAAACGGGGACGGGAACTTATGGAAGAACTGGCCAAGGTTGAAGGAGAGGTGGATTCGCCAAAACCCATTTCCCTTTCCGAGCTGGCCGGGCAATGAGCCTCCGCTGTATCAACTAAATTATGCGACACAAATTGTTAATATAGTTTCTTATATATATATAATAATAAAACTTGACGGCTACTCAATTAAAGACTAATATGTCCTTACCCATATTTGATCATATGCTTTTACCTAATACAAACTCTAAATTTTTGTTCTAAACCTGCAATTTAGACAAATTTTTATTAAAGGAGAAGCCACTAATGGCGGTAAGCACATTTAAGAGAGGTCTGTTGCTTCCAACCCGGAAACATGCGACCGAGGGGACGCCCGTAGAACTGGCCCCCCTTCCCAAACAGGTGGTAATTCCCATTAACCAGCACTTCGGCGCGCCGAATAAGTGTCTGGTAAATGTAGGAGACCATGTCAGACGGGGACAGAAGATTGCCGATGCGGCGGCTCCGGGCCCAATGACTGTACCGGTCCACGCATCCATAAGCGGTGTAGTAAAGAAGATTGAGCCCCGGACTCAGTCCAATAACACCGAAGGGATCTGCGTAACTATTGAAGCGGATCCGGACGCAGCGGGTGGGGAAGAATTTCTCCCCCCCCTGGACCCCTTTACCTGTACCAAAGAGGAAGCCCTGGCCCGGATTCGGGAGGCGGGGATCACCGGTATGGGGGGCGCGGCCTTCCCCTGCCACGTAAAACTCAACCCGCCACCGAATAAGCCCATTGATTTTATCATTGCCGACGGCGCCGAGTGTGAGCCCTACCTTACCACAGATGAAGCGGTATTGACCGAAAAACCCAACATGCTGATCCTTGGCCTTACCATCGTCATGAAGATCACCGGGGTCAAAAAGGCCATCATCGGGATGGAGGACAACAAAGAAAAACTCATCCCCATGATAGAACGGGAAATCCGGCTGAATGAACAAGCCGCCTCGGTAGGTGAAATCAGCATAGGGCTCTGTAAGACCCGGTATCCCCAGGGTGGGGAGAAACTGCTCATCACCGCCCTGACCGGCCGGGAGGTTCCCTCCGGGGGGCTGCCCATGGATGCGGGCTGTATAGTCCAGAATGTAGGGACCCTGGTGGCTATAGCCGAAGCCTTTACCCTGGGCAAGCCCTTGGTGGACCGGGACCTGACCGTAAGCGGCGGCGCCTGTAAGATGCCCAAAAACATCCGGGCCCCCATCGGCACCCTGTTAACTGATCTGCCCCCGGTATTTATGGAAGTTGATTACGATAAACTCAAGAAAATTCTTTTCGGCGGCCCCATGATGGGCAACGCGGTACCGAACCTGAATATTCCCATACAGAAAAATACCTCCGGGATCATCCTCCTCACTGCTGCGGAAACCGTGGCGGAATTGGAAGGTCCCTGTATCCGCTGCGGACGTTGTATCAGAAACTGTTCGGCCAGGCTTTCCCCGGTCATCATGAACATGGCCCTGGAAGCGGGAGACCTGGACGAAGCGGTCGCCGCCGGGCTGATGGATTGTATTGAATGCGGCAGCTGCACCTTCATGTGTCCCGCCCGGATTAAGCTGGTCCAGCGTTTCCGGATCGGGAAACAGCGCCTGAGGATACGACAGCAAGCCCAACAGGCTGCTCAAGCGGCCAAGGCGGCGGCTGCACAGCCCGCCCCGGCAAAAACCTAAGGAGCATTGTAATGGCACAAAATGAATCTCTCTCTCAGGAGCTTTTCCTCTCCTCAAGCCCTCACATTGCATCAAAAGTTGCTGCCCGTAACCTGATGACCAATGTGCTGATTGCCCTGGCGCCTGCCACGGTCTTCGGGGTGCTTATCTACGGAATTCCCGCACTGTTGAACATCCTGGTATCCATAGTGGCAGCGGTAGCGGGGGAATCCCTGTTCCGGTGCATCACCAAACAAGATATCCGGGCTAAGGACCTTTCCGCCGTGGTAACCGGGCTGCTTTTAGCCCTGGTACTTCCCCCCACAACCCCCCTCTGGATGACCGCCCTGGGAGCGGTTTTCGCCGTGGTGGTGGCCAAGGAATTCTTCGGCGGCCTGGGGGCCAATGTGTTTAACCCCGCCCTCATCGGCCGGGCTTTTCTCCTCATGAGTTTCCCCGCTTCCATAGCCACCTGGGCCCGGCCCCTGGGCTTTGGAACCACCCTGACCGATGCGGTAACCGGCCCCACTCCCCTGGGAATTTTTAAACTGAGCGGAGGTTTACCGGGGGTGGGCGCGGACTTTGTCGCCGCCGGGCTGGCCAAAACTCCCGACTACTGGACCACTATAAAGACCCTCTTTATCGGTATCCACGGGGGCACCACCGGTGAATCATCCATACTGCTTATCCTGGTCGGGGCGATCTTCCTCCTGGCCACAAAAACCATTGACTGGCGGGCGCCGCTCACCATGATTGTGTCCGCCTGTATCCTGTCCCTGATACTGGGGATGGATCCCCTTTTCAGCATATTTTCCGGGGGGCTCATTTTCGGTGCCTTCTTCATGGCCACTGACTATGTATCCGCCCCCCTCACCGCCAAAGGAAAACTCATCTTCGGCTGCGGCGCGGGGATCATCGCGGTACTTATCAGGGTATTCGGGAACTACCCCGAGGGGGTTTCCTACGGCATCCTGATCATGAACGCCGCCACCCCATTCCTCAACCGCTTCCTTCAAAAAAAATATGGCTTTGTGCCTAAGAAAAAGCCCGCCCCTGCCGGCGGCGCACAGGGGGGTACAAAATGAAGGGAACGAAAGTTTCAGGTATTTTAAAACTCGGTATCATCCTGACCCTCTACGCCACTGTGGCCTGCGTGGGCCTGGCCTTCGTGTATTCCGCCACGGAAAAGGTTATCGAAGAGCGTCAGCAGGCGGATCTGGAAGCCGCCCTGAAGGAGCTGTTTCCCGATGCAGATGGCTTCGATGATCTTAAGGGTGCAATTAAAAGCCCCGACCCGTCGGTTAGCTTTGGGGACCAATACAAAGTTCTCCGGGGGGGCAGCGTTATAGGCGCCGCCATCCGGGCTACCGGCGCCAGTTACGGCGGGCCGGCAACGATCTTGGCCGGTGTGGACACCGGCGGAAAAATCAGCGGCGTTAAAATACTGGAGAGCTCCGATACCCCCGGGCTGGGGGCAAATGCCGGGTCCCCCACTTATTTTGTGGATAAAGCAAAGGGCTTAACCTTTTACGGCCAGTTCGCCGGGAAATCTGTAAACGACCCCTTTGAAGTGAAGGGCGATGTGATCGCCATTACGGCGTCCACCATCACCAGCCGATCCATTACCCACATCGTTAAAACCGCAGGATCCGCGGTCCGGACTTGGCTGGAAACTTCAGGAGGCGTTAAATGAACCGGTTCTTCAAAATATTTACCAATGGCTTGATAAAGGAAAATCCCCTGCTGGTGCTGATGATAGGGCTCTGTTCATCCCTGGCAGTTACCACTTCGGTGGTTAACGGTATAGGTATGGGGCTTTCCATGACCTTCGTGCTCCTCATGTCGGAAGTGGTGATCAGTATCTTCCGGAAACTCATCCCCGAGTCCATCCGTATACCGGTGTTCATCATCGTTATCGCCGCCTTTACCACCGTAATAGACTATATGCTCAAGGCCTACTTTCCGGATCTGTCCAAGGCCATGGGGGTCTTTATCCCCCTTATCGTGGTTAACTGCATCATCATGGGCCGGGTCGAATCCTTTGCATCCAAACAGCCCTTGGGAAATGTAATCTTTGACGCCCTGGGCATGGGCTTGGGGTATACCTGGGTACTTACGGGAATATCCCTTGTCAGGGAACTTCTGGGGAACGGCACCATCCTGGGTATCCAGATCTTCCCCGACAGCTATACCCCGATTCTGTTCTTCATCCTGCCCCCGGGAGGGTTCTTTATCTTTGCCCTCTTCATCAGTTTCAATCTCTTTCTTAAATCCAAGAACAAGGAGGCCCGGACATGATCCTCTTCAAGATCTTCATCTCCGCCTTTCTCATTAATAACGTTGTGCTCATGCGCTTTATCGCCCTTTGCCCCTTCATAGGGATGAGTACCGATGAGGACAAGTCCGTCGGTATGGGCTTGGCGGTTACCTTCGTAGTAGTCCTGGCAACCTGCGTTACCTGGCCTATTTACCGCTTTATCCTGGAACCTAACGGCCTGGTGTTTCTCCAACTTCTGGTGTTCATCCTGGTTATTGCCGCCCTGGTTCAGCTGGTGGAATTCTACCTTAAGAAATCCGCCCCGGCCCTCTATGGGT from Treponema primitia ZAS-2 includes:
- the dnaJ gene encoding molecular chaperone DnaJ, with translation MAKRDYYEVLGIQKDASKDDIKKAYRKLAIQYHPDKNPGNKEAEEKFKEATEAYEILSDDQKRPAYDQFGHAGVEGMGGGQDFSQAFRGFEDIFSGDLGGIFETFFGGGGRRSSGGGQGGVRQGANLRYDIEIPFKDAIFGSKVEIQYSRNESCPTCKGSGAANGAGKKVCPTCQGSGQVRHSQGFFSVASACPSCGGEGYIIEHPCKDCGGTGTQKKRQKIMVTIPAGVENGRRVVIPRQGDAGPNGGPPGDLYVFIRVKAHEYFERQDDDLYCAVPISITQASLGADIQVPTLDGKTIKVKIPPGIQNGKLLRIRDEGVPNGSRRGNLYIKVIVQIPAKLSKRGRELMEELAKVEGEVDSPKPISLSELAGQ
- the rsxC gene encoding electron transport complex subunit RsxC; translation: MAVSTFKRGLLLPTRKHATEGTPVELAPLPKQVVIPINQHFGAPNKCLVNVGDHVRRGQKIADAAAPGPMTVPVHASISGVVKKIEPRTQSNNTEGICVTIEADPDAAGGEEFLPPLDPFTCTKEEALARIREAGITGMGGAAFPCHVKLNPPPNKPIDFIIADGAECEPYLTTDEAVLTEKPNMLILGLTIVMKITGVKKAIIGMEDNKEKLIPMIEREIRLNEQAASVGEISIGLCKTRYPQGGEKLLITALTGREVPSGGLPMDAGCIVQNVGTLVAIAEAFTLGKPLVDRDLTVSGGACKMPKNIRAPIGTLLTDLPPVFMEVDYDKLKKILFGGPMMGNAVPNLNIPIQKNTSGIILLTAAETVAELEGPCIRCGRCIRNCSARLSPVIMNMALEAGDLDEAVAAGLMDCIECGSCTFMCPARIKLVQRFRIGKQRLRIRQQAQQAAQAAKAAAAQPAPAKT
- a CDS encoding RnfABCDGE type electron transport complex subunit D, coding for MAQNESLSQELFLSSSPHIASKVAARNLMTNVLIALAPATVFGVLIYGIPALLNILVSIVAAVAGESLFRCITKQDIRAKDLSAVVTGLLLALVLPPTTPLWMTALGAVFAVVVAKEFFGGLGANVFNPALIGRAFLLMSFPASIATWARPLGFGTTLTDAVTGPTPLGIFKLSGGLPGVGADFVAAGLAKTPDYWTTIKTLFIGIHGGTTGESSILLILVGAIFLLATKTIDWRAPLTMIVSACILSLILGMDPLFSIFSGGLIFGAFFMATDYVSAPLTAKGKLIFGCGAGIIAVLIRVFGNYPEGVSYGILIMNAATPFLNRFLQKKYGFVPKKKPAPAGGAQGGTK
- a CDS encoding FMN-binding protein, which produces MKGTKVSGILKLGIILTLYATVACVGLAFVYSATEKVIEERQQADLEAALKELFPDADGFDDLKGAIKSPDPSVSFGDQYKVLRGGSVIGAAIRATGASYGGPATILAGVDTGGKISGVKILESSDTPGLGANAGSPTYFVDKAKGLTFYGQFAGKSVNDPFEVKGDVIAITASTITSRSITHIVKTAGSAVRTWLETSGGVK
- the rsxE gene encoding electron transport complex subunit RsxE, which codes for MNRFFKIFTNGLIKENPLLVLMIGLCSSLAVTTSVVNGIGMGLSMTFVLLMSEVVISIFRKLIPESIRIPVFIIVIAAFTTVIDYMLKAYFPDLSKAMGVFIPLIVVNCIIMGRVESFASKQPLGNVIFDALGMGLGYTWVLTGISLVRELLGNGTILGIQIFPDSYTPILFFILPPGGFFIFALFISFNLFLKSKNKEART
- a CDS encoding electron transport complex protein RnfA, whose translation is MILFKIFISAFLINNVVLMRFIALCPFIGMSTDEDKSVGMGLAVTFVVVLATCVTWPIYRFILEPNGLVFLQLLVFILVIAALVQLVEFYLKKSAPALYGSMGIYLALITTNCAILAVTLEVINNNCVFTGKPYTFVESVVYAVGVAAGFLLALLLLSGIRRRIRTSPLPSFLKGTPILFVSAALLSMAFMGFSGLVK